One segment of Balaenoptera ricei isolate mBalRic1 chromosome 8, mBalRic1.hap2, whole genome shotgun sequence DNA contains the following:
- the LOC132370149 gene encoding tripartite motif-containing protein 43-like → MDSDIPEAFQKELTCLVCLNYLLDPVTIGCGHSFCRCCLCLFWEQAEDPFSCPVCRQRSEQTNLKTNFLLKNLVSIARKANLGQFLNSEEHTCGTHKETKKIFCEAHKSLLCLVCSQSQEHRAHRHRSTEEVAEEYWEKLANQMRSLWEKIQEIERNLKKDGRGTDPWMFYVYRYGDMIRKTYQMVTPFLQEEENYYLRSIIKESQKICKQIRKRQEEMSGKKTDLKVIYKELMKMSYKPDVELLQELGDKLKWSESAQLHMPQPLLPELRARPITGLMDWLNHFRVNIAFNNEVSSQHFRLFDDARSLKYEHDSLCVSLDGRTSRYFAAWGSRGFTSGKQYWEVDVDGSWDWAVGVCKDSWTRKDDGILKESNRDSFLLVCVKEDHHYRLWTTTPTTPLYIEKPLGRVGVFLDFDSGSMSFVDVAKRSLLWRYEDGLFTSPVRPFICTGHT, encoded by the exons ATGGATTCAGACATCCCAGAAGCCTTCCAGAAAGAGCTCACCTGCCTCGTGTGCCTGAATTACCTTCTAGACCCAGTCACCATAGGCTGCGGACACAGCTTCTGTAGGTGCTGTCTCTGTCTTTTCTGGGAGCAAGCCGAAGACCCTTTCAGTTGCCCAGTGTGCAGGCAACGATCAGAGCAGACAAACCTCAAAACCAATTTTCTTCTGAAGAATCTGGTGTCCATTGCCAGAAAAGCCAATCTCGGGCAATTCCTGAACTCTGAGGAACATACGTGTGGGACCCATAAGGAGACAAAGAAGATCTTCTGTGAAGCCCACAAGAGCTTGCTCTGTTTGGTCTGCTCTCAAAGTCAGGAGCACAGGGCTCACAGGCACCGTTCCACTGAAGAGGTTGCCGAGGAATACTGG GAGAAGCTGGCAAACCAAATGAGATCTTTATGGGAAAAGATCCAAGAAATTGAAAGAAATCTCAAGAAAGATGGCAGAGGAACTGACCCTTGGATG TTTTATGTGTATCGATATGGAGACATGATTAGGAAAACTTATCAGATGGTAACTCCATTTCTTCAGGAGGAAGAAAATTACTACTTAAGGAGTATTATAAAAGAAAGCCAAAAGATTTGCAAGcaaatcagaaaaagacaagaGGAAATGAGTGGAAAGAAGACAGACCTCAAagtaatatacaaagagctcatgaaAATGTCCTATAAACCAGATGTGGAGCTGCTCCAG GAATTGGGAGACAAACTGAAATG GAGCGAGTCAGCACAGCTGCACATGCCTCAGCCTCTGCTGCCAGAACTCCGTGCACGACCTATCACTGGGCTGATGGACTGGCTTAACCACTTCCGAG TAAATATTGCATTCAATAATGAAGTAAGCAGCCAGCACTTCAGGCTGTTTGATGACGCGAGAAGTTTGAAGTATGAGCATGACAGCCTCTGTGTGTCTTTGGATGGCAGAACATCGAGGTATTTTGCTGCATGGGGATCCCGGGGCTTCACCTCTGGCAAACAGTACTGGGAGGTGGATGTGGACGGCTCTTGGGACTGGGCTGTAGGCGTCTGTAAGGATTCCTGGACAAGGAAGGATGACGGCATACTGAAGGAATCCAACAGGGACAGCTTTCTCCTTGTGTGTGTGAAGGAGGATCATCATTACCGTCTCTGGACCACCACCCCGACCACTCCTCTGTACATAGAGAAACCTCTGGGCAGGGTTGGCGTGTTCCTTGATTTTGACAGTGGGAGTATGAGTTTTGTGGATGTTGCCAAGCGCTCCCTCCTTTGGAGGTACGAGGATGGCCTGTTCACTTCCCCTGTCAGGCCTTTCATTTGCACTGGCCACACGTGA